Proteins encoded together in one Bosea sp. (in: a-proteobacteria) window:
- a CDS encoding Re/Si-specific NAD(P)(+) transhydrogenase subunit alpha produces the protein MKIGSPREVFAGEARVAMTPESALQLQKLGYDCLVETGAGVAAGFTDEAYRAAGVTVVATAAALWDEADVIAKVRPPETAEAERLKAGKTLISFFYPGQNKELLELCKDKGAAVIAMDMVPRISRAQKMDALSSMANIAGYRAVIEAGNNFGRFFTGQITAAGKVPPAKVLVVGAGVAGLAAIGTATSLGAVTYAFDVRPEVSEQIESMGAQFVFLDFKGQQQDGAATGGYAAPSSPEFREAQLKKFRELAPEMDIVITTALIPGRDAPVLWTKDMVEAMKPGSVIVDLAAERGGNCELTKADQKVVTANGVIIVGYTDFPSRMAAQSSTLYATNIRHMMTDLTPGKDGKPVHNMEDDVIRGATVTYEGAITFPPPPPKVAAIAAQKPKEKAKEPTPAEKRAQEAAAFRAQTRSQLLLLGIGTVLMLIVGAYAPASFMSHFIVFALACFVGFQVIWNVSHSLHTPLMAVTNAISGIIVLGALLQIGSSGWLVTFLAMISVLIASINIVGGFLVTRRMLAMFQKS, from the coding sequence GTGAAGATCGGATCACCCAGGGAAGTCTTTGCCGGCGAGGCGCGCGTGGCGATGACGCCGGAGAGCGCGTTGCAGCTCCAGAAACTCGGCTATGACTGCCTCGTCGAGACGGGTGCGGGCGTGGCGGCCGGCTTCACGGACGAGGCCTATCGCGCGGCGGGCGTCACCGTGGTCGCGACGGCGGCCGCGCTCTGGGACGAGGCCGATGTGATCGCCAAGGTGCGCCCGCCCGAGACGGCGGAAGCCGAGCGCCTGAAGGCCGGCAAGACGCTGATCTCGTTCTTCTACCCGGGTCAGAACAAGGAGTTGCTCGAACTCTGCAAGGACAAGGGCGCCGCCGTCATCGCCATGGACATGGTGCCGCGCATCTCGCGCGCCCAGAAGATGGACGCGCTGTCCTCGATGGCCAATATCGCCGGCTATCGCGCCGTGATCGAGGCCGGCAACAATTTCGGCCGCTTCTTCACCGGCCAGATCACGGCCGCCGGCAAGGTGCCGCCGGCCAAGGTTCTGGTGGTGGGCGCCGGCGTCGCGGGGCTTGCCGCGATCGGCACCGCGACCTCGCTCGGCGCCGTGACCTATGCCTTCGACGTGCGCCCCGAGGTCTCCGAGCAGATCGAGTCGATGGGGGCGCAGTTCGTCTTCCTCGATTTCAAGGGCCAGCAGCAGGACGGCGCCGCGACCGGCGGCTATGCCGCCCCGTCGAGCCCCGAGTTCAGGGAGGCGCAGCTCAAGAAGTTCCGGGAGCTCGCTCCCGAAATGGACATCGTCATCACCACCGCGCTGATCCCCGGCCGCGACGCGCCCGTGCTGTGGACCAAGGACATGGTCGAGGCGATGAAGCCGGGCTCGGTCATCGTCGACCTCGCCGCCGAGCGCGGCGGCAATTGCGAGCTGACCAAGGCCGACCAGAAGGTCGTCACGGCGAACGGGGTGATCATCGTCGGTTATACCGACTTCCCGAGCCGGATGGCGGCCCAGTCCTCGACGCTCTACGCCACCAACATCCGCCACATGATGACGGATCTGACGCCGGGCAAGGACGGCAAGCCCGTCCACAACATGGAGGACGACGTCATCCGCGGCGCGACGGTGACCTATGAGGGCGCGATCACCTTCCCGCCGCCGCCGCCGAAGGTCGCCGCGATCGCGGCGCAGAAGCCGAAGGAAAAGGCGAAGGAACCGACCCCGGCGGAGAAGCGGGCGCAGGAGGCGGCCGCCTTCAGGGCGCAGACGCGCTCGCAGCTCCTGCTGCTCGGCATCGGCACGGTCCTGATGCTGATCGTCGGCGCCTATGCGCCGGCAAGCTTCATGAGCCATTTCATCGTCTTCGCGCTGGCCTGCTTCGTCGGCTTCCAGGTGATCTGGAACGTGTCGCACTCGCTGCACACGCCGCTGATGGCCGTCACCAACGCGATCTCCGGCATCATCGTGCTGGGGGCGCTGCTGCAGATCGGATCGTCCGGCTGGCTCGTCACCTTCCTGGCGATGATCTCGGTCCTGATCGCGTCGATCAACATCGTCGGCGGCTTCCTGGTCACGCGCCGGATGCTCGCCATGTTCCAGAAGTCGTGA
- a CDS encoding carbohydrate ABC transporter permease, giving the protein MASAATESRTVTGRRQSRLVELFDYKPFLIFLCLLPAAAFLLVFLSYPLGLGIWLAFTDTRIGRTGQFIGFENFVSLWHDRVFITTVGNTLLYTGAATVGKFALGLWLALLLNNHLPFKSLLRAIILIPWIVPTVLSAIAFWWIYDPQFSIISYVLVDVLGWRDSYIDFLGQPWPARWSLIAANIWRGIPFVAISLLAGLQTISPSLYEAAMLDGANAWQRFRHVTLPMLMPILAVVLTFSVLFTFTDFQLVYAITRGGPVNATHLMATLAFQRGIPGGQLGEGAAIAVAMIPFLVLATLFSYFGLARRKWQQGEDND; this is encoded by the coding sequence ATGGCCTCAGCCGCCACGGAATCGCGAACCGTCACCGGCCGGCGGCAGAGCCGGCTCGTGGAACTGTTCGACTACAAGCCGTTCCTGATCTTCCTGTGCCTTCTGCCGGCCGCCGCCTTCCTCCTGGTCTTCCTCAGCTATCCGCTGGGCCTAGGGATCTGGCTCGCCTTCACCGATACGCGCATCGGCCGCACCGGCCAGTTCATCGGCTTCGAGAATTTCGTTTCGCTCTGGCATGACCGGGTCTTCATCACCACGGTCGGCAACACGCTGCTCTATACCGGCGCTGCGACGGTCGGCAAATTCGCGCTCGGCCTGTGGCTGGCTCTGCTGCTCAACAACCATCTGCCGTTCAAGTCGCTGCTGAGGGCGATCATCCTGATCCCCTGGATCGTGCCGACGGTGCTCTCGGCCATCGCCTTCTGGTGGATCTATGATCCGCAGTTCTCGATCATCTCCTATGTGCTGGTCGACGTGCTCGGCTGGCGCGACAGCTATATCGACTTCCTCGGCCAGCCCTGGCCGGCGCGCTGGTCGCTGATCGCCGCCAATATCTGGCGCGGCATCCCCTTCGTCGCGATCAGCCTGCTCGCCGGCCTGCAGACGATCTCGCCCTCGCTCTACGAGGCGGCGATGCTCGACGGGGCGAACGCCTGGCAGCGCTTCCGCCATGTCACGCTGCCGATGCTGATGCCGATCCTGGCGGTGGTGCTGACCTTCTCGGTCCTGTTCACCTTCACCGATTTCCAGCTCGTCTACGCCATCACCCGCGGCGGGCCGGTCAACGCCACCCATCTGATGGCGACGCTCGCCTTCCAGCGCGGCATTCCCGGCGGCCAGCTCGGCGAGGGCGCGGCGATCGCGGTCGCGATGATCCCCTTCCTCGTGCTGGCGACGCTGTTCAGCTATTTCGGCCTCGCCCGGCGCAAATGGCAGCAGGGGGAAGACAATGACTGA
- a CDS encoding extracellular solute-binding protein, whose amino-acid sequence MSISRRDVLIGGAGLAAGATLPLAPAIAQAKIEQGATLRVLRPTKFVEPDQRIFDENTAAFTKATGVPVRVDYAGWEDLRPQTAVTANTGAGPDVVVGWADDPHIFSDKLIDLTDIAEELGKKYGGWYPIAQKYGKKDKTEQWVSIPMGASGAPAVYRESHVKEAGFDTFPKDLDGFLRLCRKLKEQGHPAGFALGNAVGDGNAFCNWLVWTHGGHMVDENNKVTINSKETIEALKYAKALYETFIPGTLSWLDISNNKALTAGEISVTQNGVSLYFSISNSTDEKIAAIGKDLNHATMPVGPLGRPSEPALVINAMAFKHTKFPNAAKEYLRFMMEKEQYDKWLVGCYGYWTQPLMAFKESSVWQGNPKIQIYRDTWERALWSGYKGSINEAAGTVNAEYVVVQMVASVCSGQATPEEAAAEAERRAKRYYRT is encoded by the coding sequence ATGAGCATTTCAAGACGTGACGTGCTGATCGGCGGCGCGGGACTGGCAGCGGGCGCGACGCTGCCGCTCGCCCCCGCCATCGCCCAGGCCAAGATCGAGCAGGGCGCCACCTTGCGCGTGCTGCGCCCGACCAAGTTCGTCGAGCCCGACCAGCGCATCTTCGACGAGAACACCGCCGCCTTCACCAAGGCGACGGGCGTGCCGGTGCGCGTCGACTATGCCGGCTGGGAGGATCTGCGCCCGCAGACGGCGGTGACGGCCAATACCGGCGCAGGCCCCGACGTCGTCGTCGGCTGGGCCGACGATCCGCACATCTTCTCCGACAAGCTGATCGACCTGACCGACATCGCCGAGGAGCTCGGCAAGAAATATGGCGGCTGGTACCCGATCGCCCAGAAATACGGCAAGAAGGACAAGACCGAGCAATGGGTCTCGATCCCGATGGGCGCCTCCGGCGCGCCGGCGGTCTATCGCGAATCCCATGTCAAGGAAGCCGGCTTCGATACCTTCCCGAAGGACCTCGACGGCTTCCTCAGGCTCTGCCGCAAGCTCAAGGAGCAGGGCCATCCGGCGGGCTTCGCGCTCGGCAACGCCGTCGGCGACGGCAACGCCTTCTGCAACTGGCTGGTCTGGACCCATGGCGGCCACATGGTCGACGAGAACAACAAGGTCACGATCAACTCGAAGGAGACGATCGAGGCGCTGAAATACGCCAAGGCGCTCTACGAAACCTTCATCCCCGGCACGCTCTCCTGGCTCGACATCAGCAACAACAAGGCGCTGACCGCCGGCGAAATCTCGGTCACGCAGAACGGTGTCTCGCTCTACTTCTCGATCAGCAACTCGACCGACGAGAAGATCGCCGCGATCGGCAAGGATTTGAACCACGCCACCATGCCGGTCGGCCCGCTCGGGCGCCCGTCGGAACCGGCGCTGGTGATCAACGCCATGGCGTTCAAGCACACCAAGTTCCCGAATGCGGCGAAGGAATATCTGCGCTTCATGATGGAGAAGGAGCAGTACGACAAATGGCTGGTCGGCTGCTACGGCTACTGGACCCAGCCGCTGATGGCCTTCAAGGAGAGCTCGGTCTGGCAGGGCAATCCCAAGATCCAGATCTATCGCGACACCTGGGAGCGCGCGCTCTGGAGCGGCTACAAGGGCTCGATCAACGAGGCCGCCGGCACGGTCAACGCCGAATATGTCGTCGTCCAGATGGTAGCCTCCGTCTGCTCCGGCCAGGCGACGCCGGAGGAGGCCGCCGCCGAGGCCGAACGCCGCGCCAAGCGCTATTACCGGACCTGA
- a CDS encoding alpha/beta fold hydrolase, whose amino-acid sequence MTATTGITDFTIETPDGVTLHAFRQGHGQPLLLVSGLSGSAAFWSEIAATLSRSFQVIRFDQRGIGASTRGETPCSIDLLAQDCLAVLDAAGVARAVVLGHSTGGCIAQAIAKCAPGRLDGLILSASWLKPGRYLGALFGARRAILAADPQAYAAISVLNGYQPRWIEANWHIYDAALEAAPMTEQASAVARERLDALLAFDGSDDIDALVMPVLVLGARDDMVVPVYHQEALAAALPGCRKAIMESGGHLFPVSRPDAFTATVAEWIGEL is encoded by the coding sequence ATGACGGCAACCACGGGGATCACCGACTTCACGATCGAAACGCCGGACGGCGTGACGCTCCATGCCTTCAGGCAGGGCCACGGCCAGCCGCTCCTGCTCGTCAGCGGCCTGAGCGGCAGCGCCGCCTTCTGGAGCGAGATCGCCGCGACGCTCTCGCGCTCCTTCCAGGTCATCCGCTTCGACCAGCGCGGCATCGGCGCCAGCACGCGCGGCGAGACGCCGTGCTCGATCGACCTCCTGGCGCAGGACTGCCTTGCCGTCCTCGACGCCGCGGGCGTCGCGCGGGCCGTGGTGCTCGGCCACTCGACCGGCGGCTGCATCGCGCAGGCGATCGCCAAATGCGCGCCCGGCCGGCTCGACGGCCTGATCCTGAGCGCGAGCTGGCTGAAGCCCGGCCGCTATCTGGGCGCGCTCTTCGGCGCGCGGCGCGCGATCCTCGCGGCCGACCCTCAGGCTTATGCCGCGATCTCCGTGCTCAACGGCTACCAGCCGCGCTGGATCGAGGCGAACTGGCACATCTACGACGCCGCGCTCGAGGCGGCTCCGATGACCGAACAGGCGAGCGCGGTGGCGCGCGAGCGCCTCGACGCGCTGCTCGCCTTCGACGGCTCGGACGATATCGACGCGCTGGTGATGCCGGTCCTGGTCCTGGGCGCGCGCGACGACATGGTCGTGCCGGTCTACCATCAGGAAGCGCTCGCCGCGGCGCTGCCGGGCTGCCGCAAGGCGATCATGGAAAGCGGGGGGCATCTCTTCCCGGTCTCCCGGCCGGACGCCTTCACCGCCACCGTGGCGGAGTGGATCGGCGAACTCTGA
- a CDS encoding NUDIX hydrolase, translated as MKKAKRKPGEKRSQIAAMPIRRAADGSTEILLVTSRTTRRWIVPKGWPMKGLKDSAAAAREAYEEAGVIGRVSEKPAGRYTYWKRMDDHFTLCEVKLYLLEVEQQLDSWAEQHQRELHWFKLADAADIVDEPELSTALRKLDTQFSLAA; from the coding sequence ATGAAGAAGGCCAAGCGGAAACCGGGGGAGAAGCGGTCGCAGATCGCCGCCATGCCGATCCGCCGCGCCGCCGACGGATCGACCGAGATCCTGCTCGTGACCTCGCGCACGACGCGCCGCTGGATCGTGCCCAAGGGCTGGCCGATGAAGGGCCTCAAGGACAGCGCCGCCGCTGCGCGCGAAGCCTATGAGGAGGCCGGCGTCATCGGTCGCGTCAGCGAGAAGCCGGCCGGGCGCTACACCTATTGGAAGCGGATGGACGACCATTTCACCCTGTGCGAGGTGAAGCTCTATCTGCTCGAGGTGGAGCAGCAGCTCGACAGCTGGGCCGAGCAGCACCAGCGCGAGCTGCATTGGTTCAAGCTGGCGGATGCCGCCGACATCGTCGACGAACCGGAACTGAGCACCGCGCTGCGCAAGCTGGACACGCAATTCTCGCTCGCAGCCTGA
- a CDS encoding ABC transporter ATP-binding protein encodes MASVQIADVRKAYGSTQVIHGVDIAIDDGEFVILVGPSGCGKSTLLRMIAGLENISGGEIRIGPKVVNDVPPKERDIAMVFQNYALYPHMTVADNMAFSMKLRKAPKAEIDERVNKAAQILGLSNLLERYPRQLSGGQRQRVAMGRAIVRDPQVFLFDEPLSNLDAKLRVQMRTEIKELHQRLKTTTVYVTHDQIEAMTMADKIVVMHDGIVEQMGAPLDLYDNPANLFVAAFIGSPSMNLLKGRITGKGFETEGGVVWPIGRHPIGSDGQAAVLGIRPEHIHLDPDGLKAEVAVVEPMGSETQVVVRCGGQDLTCIFRERISARPGETIAITPDTSVTHLFDAATGKRL; translated from the coding sequence ATGGCCTCAGTCCAGATAGCCGACGTCCGCAAGGCCTACGGGTCGACGCAGGTCATCCACGGGGTCGACATCGCGATCGACGACGGGGAGTTCGTGATCCTGGTCGGTCCTTCGGGCTGCGGGAAGTCGACGCTGCTCAGGATGATCGCGGGTCTGGAGAACATCTCGGGCGGGGAGATCCGCATCGGCCCGAAGGTGGTCAACGACGTTCCGCCCAAGGAGCGCGACATCGCCATGGTGTTCCAGAACTATGCGCTCTATCCGCATATGACGGTGGCCGACAACATGGCCTTCTCGATGAAGCTGAGGAAGGCGCCCAAGGCCGAGATCGACGAGCGCGTCAACAAGGCGGCCCAGATCCTCGGGCTCTCCAACCTGCTCGAGCGCTATCCGCGCCAGCTCTCCGGCGGCCAGCGCCAGCGCGTCGCGATGGGCCGGGCGATCGTGCGCGATCCGCAGGTCTTCCTGTTCGACGAGCCGCTCTCCAATCTCGACGCCAAGCTGCGCGTCCAGATGCGCACCGAGATCAAGGAGCTGCACCAGCGCCTGAAGACCACCACGGTCTATGTCACGCACGACCAGATCGAGGCGATGACCATGGCCGACAAGATCGTGGTGATGCATGACGGCATCGTCGAGCAGATGGGCGCCCCGCTCGATCTCTACGACAACCCGGCGAACCTGTTCGTGGCGGCCTTCATCGGCTCGCCCTCGATGAACCTGCTCAAGGGCAGGATCACCGGCAAGGGCTTCGAGACGGAAGGCGGCGTGGTCTGGCCGATCGGCCGGCACCCGATCGGCTCCGACGGGCAGGCCGCGGTGCTGGGCATCCGGCCCGAGCATATCCATCTCGATCCCGACGGGCTGAAGGCCGAGGTCGCGGTGGTCGAGCCGATGGGCTCGGAGACGCAGGTGGTTGTCCGCTGCGGCGGACAGGACCTGACCTGCATCTTCCGCGAGCGCATCTCGGCCAGGCCCGGCGAGACCATCGCCATCACGCCCGACACCAGCGTGACGCACCTGTTCGACGCCGCAACCGGCAAGCGACTCTAG
- a CDS encoding NAD(P)-dependent oxidoreductase, whose translation MTARSISTIAFVGLGAMGAPMAENLVRKQFRVIGFDRREAAREALAAAGGHAAASAKEAAAGADMLLLMVVNAAQARSVLFEAGALEALEPDATVILMATCPPGEAEAIGAEVTKTGRHFIDAPVSGGVNGARNATLTIMVGAPAASFARAKPVLDALGDKVFHVGEKPGQGATVKTVNQLLCGVHIAVAAEALSLAEKAGIDGRLLFEIMGGSAASSWMLRDRGPRMHEPDSEVASAVDIFVKDLGIVLDAGRAAKTALPLAAAAHQMFLAASGLGHGGRDDSQVVRAYRALNAKPANDA comes from the coding sequence ATGACCGCTCGATCAATCTCCACCATCGCCTTCGTCGGGCTCGGCGCCATGGGCGCGCCGATGGCCGAAAACCTCGTCCGCAAGCAGTTCCGCGTCATCGGCTTCGACAGGCGGGAGGCCGCGCGCGAGGCGCTCGCCGCTGCCGGCGGCCATGCCGCCGCGAGCGCGAAGGAAGCCGCCGCCGGCGCCGATATGCTGCTGCTGATGGTCGTCAACGCGGCGCAGGCGCGCTCCGTGCTGTTCGAGGCCGGGGCGCTGGAAGCGCTCGAGCCGGACGCCACCGTCATCCTGATGGCGACCTGCCCGCCGGGCGAGGCCGAGGCGATCGGCGCCGAGGTGACGAAGACCGGCCGGCATTTCATCGACGCGCCGGTCTCCGGCGGCGTCAACGGCGCCCGCAACGCGACACTCACCATCATGGTCGGCGCGCCGGCCGCAAGCTTCGCGCGGGCGAAGCCGGTGCTCGACGCGCTCGGCGACAAGGTCTTCCATGTCGGCGAGAAGCCCGGACAGGGCGCGACGGTGAAGACCGTCAACCAGCTGCTCTGCGGCGTCCATATCGCGGTCGCGGCCGAGGCGCTGTCGCTCGCCGAAAAGGCCGGCATCGACGGCCGGCTGCTGTTCGAGATCATGGGCGGCTCGGCCGCCTCGTCCTGGATGCTGAGGGATCGCGGCCCGCGCATGCACGAACCGGATTCCGAGGTGGCGAGCGCCGTCGACATCTTCGTCAAGGACCTCGGCATCGTGCTCGATGCCGGGCGGGCGGCGAAGACGGCGCTGCCGCTGGCGGCGGCGGCGCATCAGATGTTCCTCGCCGCCTCCGGCCTCGGCCATGGCGGGCGCGACGATTCGCAGGTGGTCCGGGCCTACCGGGCGCTCAACGCCAAGCCTGCGAACGACGCCTGA
- a CDS encoding NAD(P)(+) transhydrogenase (Re/Si-specific) subunit beta, with translation MSIGIVSAAYISAAILFILSLGGLSNQESAKRAVWYGIVGMALAVFATVFGPGSGKLWLVLVMFAIAAAIGWQVAMKVQMTEMPQLVAALHSFVGLAAVLIGFNAHLELGAVQALDPAAREALTGFAGVLAHKSGVEISILKVEVFLGVFIGAVTFTGSVIAFGKLAGKVDGKAKKLPGGHMLNAGAAALSLLLLVLYAQGAGIWALILMTLFALFIGYHLIMGIGGADMPVVVSMLNSYSGWAAAAIGFTLGNDLLIVVGALVGSSGAILSYIMCKAMNRSFVSVILGGFGNTTGPAQAIEGEQIAIDVEGVAAALNEADSVIIVPGYGMAVAQAQQSVSELTRKLRAAGKEVRFAIHPVAGRLPGHMNVLLAEAKVPYDIVLEMDEINEDFPNTDVAIVIGSNDIVNPAAQEDPNSPIAGMPVLEVWKAKQVFVSKRGQGTGYSGIENPLFYKENTRMFYGDAKASLDKLLPQIG, from the coding sequence GTGAGCATCGGCATCGTTTCAGCGGCCTATATCTCCGCCGCCATCCTGTTCATCCTCTCGCTCGGCGGCCTCTCGAACCAGGAAAGCGCCAAGCGCGCGGTCTGGTACGGCATCGTCGGCATGGCGCTCGCCGTCTTCGCCACGGTCTTCGGGCCGGGCTCGGGCAAGCTCTGGCTCGTCCTCGTCATGTTCGCCATCGCGGCCGCTATCGGCTGGCAGGTGGCGATGAAGGTGCAGATGACGGAGATGCCGCAGCTCGTCGCGGCGCTGCATTCCTTCGTCGGCCTCGCCGCCGTGCTGATCGGCTTCAACGCGCATCTGGAGCTTGGCGCCGTGCAGGCGCTCGATCCGGCCGCGCGCGAGGCGCTGACGGGCTTCGCCGGCGTGCTGGCGCACAAGAGCGGGGTCGAGATCTCGATCCTCAAGGTCGAGGTCTTCCTCGGCGTCTTCATCGGCGCGGTCACCTTCACCGGCTCGGTCATCGCCTTCGGCAAGCTCGCCGGCAAGGTCGACGGCAAGGCGAAGAAGCTGCCCGGCGGCCACATGCTGAACGCGGGCGCCGCCGCGCTCTCGCTCTTGCTGCTCGTCCTCTATGCGCAAGGGGCGGGCATCTGGGCGCTGATCCTGATGACGCTCTTCGCCCTGTTCATCGGCTACCATTTGATCATGGGCATCGGCGGTGCCGACATGCCGGTCGTGGTCTCGATGCTGAACAGTTATTCGGGCTGGGCGGCCGCCGCGATCGGCTTCACGCTCGGCAACGACCTCCTGATCGTCGTCGGCGCGCTGGTCGGGTCGTCCGGCGCGATCCTCAGCTATATCATGTGCAAGGCGATGAACCGCTCCTTCGTCTCGGTCATCCTCGGCGGCTTCGGCAACACCACCGGCCCCGCCCAGGCGATCGAGGGCGAGCAGATCGCGATCGACGTCGAGGGCGTCGCGGCGGCGCTGAACGAGGCCGACAGCGTCATCATCGTGCCGGGCTATGGCATGGCGGTGGCGCAGGCGCAGCAGTCGGTGTCCGAGCTGACCCGCAAGCTGCGCGCGGCGGGCAAGGAGGTGCGCTTCGCGATCCATCCGGTCGCCGGGCGCCTGCCGGGGCACATGAACGTACTGCTCGCCGAGGCGAAGGTGCCCTACGACATCGTGCTCGAGATGGACGAGATCAACGAGGACTTCCCGAACACGGATGTCGCGATCGTCATCGGCTCGAACGACATCGTCAATCCGGCGGCGCAGGAGGATCCCAACTCCCCGATCGCCGGCATGCCGGTGCTCGAGGTCTGGAAGGCCAAGCAGGTCTTCGTCTCCAAGCGCGGCCAGGGCACCGGCTATTCCGGCATCGAGAACCCGCTCTTCTACAAGGAGAACACGCGGATGTTCTACGGCGACGCCAAGGCTTCGCTCGACAAGCTCCTGCCCCAGATCGGGTGA
- a CDS encoding GntR family transcriptional regulator has translation MRVRDFSRPTTLNPDRLFGQVAQKLAVAIITGRVRAGEVLPNEEALRSEISVSRTAYHEAVKILTAKGLVEARPKSGTRAAPRERWNLLDPDVLSWHFEADPNEKFIRDLFELRRFVEPSAARLAAQRRTAADIARIEAAYRGMVAGRPYAEATIRADLAFHEAIFAAPPRTRRCIASPARSSPPCNGRCCSRRATRRPMSRPCPTMSMSSSPSSTATAISPRPAWPPSSSTA, from the coding sequence ATGCGCGTGCGCGACTTCTCGCGGCCGACGACGCTCAATCCGGACCGGCTTTTCGGCCAGGTCGCCCAGAAGCTCGCCGTCGCGATCATCACCGGCCGCGTCAGGGCCGGCGAGGTCCTGCCGAACGAGGAGGCCCTGCGCTCGGAGATCTCGGTGTCGCGCACGGCCTATCACGAGGCGGTCAAGATCCTCACCGCCAAGGGGCTGGTCGAGGCGCGCCCGAAGAGCGGTACCCGCGCTGCCCCGCGCGAGCGCTGGAACCTGCTCGACCCCGATGTCCTGTCCTGGCATTTCGAGGCCGATCCCAACGAGAAATTCATCCGCGATCTGTTCGAGTTGCGCCGCTTCGTCGAGCCCAGCGCCGCGCGCCTGGCCGCCCAGCGCCGGACCGCGGCCGACATCGCCCGGATCGAGGCGGCCTATCGCGGCATGGTCGCCGGCCGGCCCTATGCGGAGGCGACGATCCGGGCCGACCTCGCCTTCCACGAGGCGATCTTCGCCGCCCCGCCCAGAACGCGGCGCTGCATTGCCTCGCCAGCGCGGTCATCGCCACCCTGCAATGGTCGCTGCTGCTCAAGACGGGCGACGAGGCGGCCTATGTCGAGGCCCTGCCCGACCATGAGCATGTCCTCATCGCCATCATCGACCGCGACGGCGATCTCGCCTCGGCCCGCATGGCCGCCCTCGTCATCGACAGCCTGA
- a CDS encoding carbohydrate ABC transporter permease, whose amino-acid sequence MTDQSLGSRPQLTDQERDGVIDWSSGPRRFITLYLPLSLFLIVLLFPFYWMAITAIKPNGELLDYKNNNPFWVKSPTLENIHKLLFQTDYPQWLWTTMMVAAVATALSLFSSVLAAYAIQRLRFKGSQYVGLAIYLAYLVPPSILFIPLATLIFQFGLFDSPLALILTYPTFLIPFCTWLLIGYFKSIPYELEECAMIDGATRLQTLWRITLPLAMPGLISAGIFAFTLSWNEFIYALAFIQSSEKKTVPVAVLTQLVEGDVYHWGSLMAGALLGSIPVAILYSFFVDYYVASLTGAVKE is encoded by the coding sequence ATGACTGATCAATCCCTCGGCTCACGCCCGCAACTCACCGACCAGGAGCGCGACGGCGTCATCGACTGGTCCTCCGGCCCGCGACGCTTCATCACGCTCTATCTGCCGCTGTCGCTCTTCCTCATCGTGCTGCTGTTTCCGTTCTACTGGATGGCGATCACGGCGATCAAACCGAACGGGGAACTGCTCGACTACAAGAACAACAACCCGTTCTGGGTGAAGTCGCCGACGCTGGAGAACATCCACAAGCTCCTGTTCCAGACCGACTACCCGCAGTGGCTGTGGACCACGATGATGGTGGCGGCGGTGGCGACGGCGCTGTCGCTGTTTTCCAGCGTGCTCGCGGCCTATGCGATCCAGCGGCTGAGGTTCAAGGGCTCGCAATATGTGGGGCTGGCGATCTACCTCGCCTATCTGGTGCCGCCCTCGATCCTGTTCATCCCGCTGGCGACGCTGATCTTCCAGTTCGGGCTGTTCGATTCTCCGCTCGCCCTGATCCTGACCTATCCGACCTTCCTGATCCCGTTCTGCACCTGGCTCCTGATCGGCTATTTCAAGTCGATCCCCTACGAGCTCGAGGAATGCGCAATGATCGACGGCGCGACGCGGCTGCAGACGCTGTGGCGGATCACCCTGCCGCTCGCCATGCCGGGGCTGATCTCCGCCGGCATCTTCGCCTTCACCCTGTCCTGGAACGAGTTCATCTATGCGCTCGCCTTCATCCAGTCCTCGGAGAAGAAGACGGTGCCGGTCGCGGTCCTGACCCAGCTCGTCGAGGGCGACGTCTATCACTGGGGCTCGCTGATGGCCGGCGCGCTGCTCGGCTCGATCCCCGTGGCGATCCTCTATTCCTTCTTCGTCGACTATTATGTTGCTTCGCTGACGGGCGCGGTGAAGGAGTGA
- a CDS encoding cytochrome c family protein, with the protein MTMRAVSLSLILLLPFLSQPAAAQDAAAGERAFAKCRPCHQVGANARNLVGPELNGLMGRHSGAVAGYSYSNANKNSGLTWDEATFADYIKDPKAKIPGTKMIFAGIKSEKEIKDLTAYLKQFDKDGNKL; encoded by the coding sequence ATGACCATGCGAGCCGTATCCTTGAGCCTCATCCTCCTGCTTCCCTTCCTCTCCCAGCCCGCCGCGGCGCAGGATGCCGCCGCGGGCGAGCGCGCCTTCGCCAAATGCCGGCCCTGCCACCAGGTCGGCGCGAATGCGCGCAACCTCGTCGGGCCCGAGCTCAACGGGCTGATGGGCCGCCATTCCGGCGCGGTCGCCGGCTACAGCTATTCGAACGCCAACAAGAATTCCGGCCTGACCTGGGACGAGGCGACCTTCGCCGACTACATCAAGGACCCCAAGGCCAAGATACCGGGCACCAAGATGATCTTCGCCGGCATCAAGAGCGAGAAGGAGATCAAGGACCTGACCGCCTATCTCAAGCAGTTCGACAAGGACGGCAACAAGCTCTGA